The genomic DNA aagagaaatgctcTTTTTCATTCTCCTCACCTTCTCGTTaccatctcctctctcttgtattttttattttggaaaagtCAAGATGTTGAAAAAAGGAAGATGGTGAAGAGATGGTGAGGAGAATGTGTTGTAGCAACTCTCAATTGGTAAATAATTGAGAGGCTCTCTATATACTAGACTCTCCTATCCTATGCCATGAAAATTGAagcaaattaataattattgttgttATAAGTGAGGAGATGGCATCTTCAAACGCTCCTGAGCAAGACAAGTATCGGCATTACTTGAGCGAAGAAGAAGTCAAGAACACCAAATGGAGGTTTGGTGTCCCTGACTATAGTGTTGTCAACAAGCTCTTTGAAGAAGGCAGAACTAAGGTGTCTCCCTTTTCAATTCCTACTTAATTTCTTTTGTCTCAGTGTGTGTTGTACTTGTGTCACTAGCCATATAAGTTTTTTGATCTCTAACTACTGTTGATGCTTTTTGGATGAAGATTTGGCCTGCTGGGTCGCTTGAAGATAAGGTGCAGAGGCTTGTAAAGACATGGGAAATGGAATTTTTCCATAAGACCAACTTTGATGACTTCAAAACCATTGATCCCAAGAAGTTTACTTTCGGCTTAAATGgtgctttaattaattatctagaTTTCGTAGCTTCCATGCTTGTGTTCTTAGCGCGCGCGTTTTAATTTACTGTAATTATGCATGCAGGAAGGAAGGGtctaaatttggaagaaatAGGCAAACTTGGGGGAGGCTATAACCCTCTGCTACAGACCTCTCTGCCTGAGAAATTCAGGGGCTACAATCCAGATGGAGAAACCAACGAATCTTCTCATCGGACTTTCACGACAACGTTCCCTCGCGGGTTTGCCTTGGAGATTCTCCATGTTTATAGTGGGCCGCCGGTGATTGTGTACAAATTCAGGCATTGGGGTTACATGGAGGGCCCTTTCAAAGGCCATGCCCCTACTGGAGAAAGGGTTGAACTCTATGGAATGGCCATTTTTGAGGTTACCTACCCTTCAACAATATCTTTCCAAGGCCATACCCCATATATTTTTGAGATGTCTGTGTTTTTCTGTGTTTGTATTTGTCCTATTTACTGTAATTGTTGggttttttgcacaacaaaacAGGTGGACGAGGAGATGAGAGTGGTGAAGGTGGAGTTCTTCTTCGATCGTGGTCAGTTGCTCGGAGGTCTTCTGAAAGGTGCTAGCTTGGATGGCTCTGCCGAGGAGGCGGCTTCAAACTGCCCTGTGCTTAGGCAAACAGGGTAGAATTAGAATATTCACAATAAAACTGGAAGGTTTCAGAATATGAAATTTTCAATCTGTTGTAATAATGTGATAATATGTTTTCCCATCTGTACGAGGATCTCCTCCCACTATTCCTGGAGCTGTTGTTGTTTGCTTATTCCTAAATCCTAATATATGTGAAGCTGTTTAACAAATGGTCGTGTTCTGATTTTCTGCATCATATTCTTTTCTGGGAAGACTGAATCCCATTTTATGACTTTGGAAACTCCACGCTTGGACTAGGGATGAAGAAGACAATTGTTTACATTTCTTTTGAAAGTAAGAAGAAAATTCCTATTTTGCATTCTCCTACTGAGAAGAAAATTACTATTTTGCATTCTCCTACTGACGGAAAGTGaacaatatgataaaagattGGTGTTTCACCAATTGGATAAATTTGGCATCTCATCACATAAAAAAGTAATCATAACTctcaaagaacaaaataaactaTCCCTAACCTTTTATCGTCCCCCCAAATACAATTGAAACTTACACTTAAATAGAATAAAtactaaaccctaaccctaatgtGACTAACTTTTGGGCAAAGCCCATTATTAAATATGGActctaaaaacataaattaaatattaaaaacaattacaaaataatactaaatctaaactaatattctttcttctcttcaaatataattaaacaccattaattacgctaatttaatgaaccaattttttttcacaaattatgtcttaaaaaaccggtttagcattaaaataaaaatgattcatGTCACACATCGCAATATTAAGACATTTCTGAGAGtgattcggcttttatatatatatatatatatatatatatatgataataataataaaaaaaggattacCGATTGTAAGATTAAAAGAATTCATTGTGCAAGATGTAGGGGCTTcgaaaggagaaagagaaagaaaaataaaaaaatcacatagaTGAAGCAATACTCTATAATTAAGCACCTAATtctgtttaaattatttaattcaagatataaaatcattagacgacaataatttacaaaaaaaaaaaaaaaaaaaattgtcctaattttaaaagttttctcAAAAGTAGATTCAAAACTATCTAGGGACACCTTGACTCTTGAGCTTAGTGTGGATTAAGTACGATATTTTATTTGGGAGTAATGATTTAGTGAACACCTGCGTGTGTAAATAGTGTGTACGCCGGTGTTATGATATatactgtttaaatattattttaattatattttataatattataacaccTGCACGCCCGTCTTGACTAAATTAtactctttttatttggttGGTGTATACTAAACCTGGCTGCTTTTGtgcaatgaaaaacaaaataatattccaAGGTGTTGGGTGCCTGTGGACTGCAGTCTTTCCTTTgtcactttcttcttcttcaattattCAGAAAAAgacttatttatttctttatgaaATTTGACTGTTGCTAAATTACAACTTATACTTTATGAattaaacctttttttaaaCCGCCGCTTATACCAGAAATTTAAGCTAA from Corylus avellana chromosome ca6, CavTom2PMs-1.0 includes the following:
- the LOC132184842 gene encoding pathogen-related protein-like, with translation MASSNAPEQDKYRHYLSEEEVKNTKWRFGVPDYSVVNKLFEEGRTKIWPAGSLEDKVQRLVKTWEMEFFHKTNFDDFKTIDPKKFTFGLNGRKGLNLEEIGKLGGGYNPLLQTSLPEKFRGYNPDGETNESSHRTFTTTFPRGFALEILHVYSGPPVIVYKFRHWGYMEGPFKGHAPTGERVELYGMAIFEVDEEMRVVKVEFFFDRGQLLGGLLKGASLDGSAEEAASNCPVLRQTG